The DNA region TTCTCGGCCCGACCGCCGAGACCCTGGGAACGGGCAGGACGAGTTTTCCGAGGAGCATCGGGCCGCCGGACTACGAACTGGGCATCATCGCGGGCGCCCATCCTCTTTCGAGCAACGTGGGCGCCTGGATCGTCACCGGCGAAAATGACGGTGTCGTCTCCATCGAAAGCGCACGCGTCGAAGGCATGACCGATTTCCTGGCCGTTCCGGCCGGGCACGTGCGTATCCGAAACAACGACGGCGTTGTCGACGAAGTCATCCACTTCCTACGCGCGGGGCGCTTCGAACACGGAGAACAGAGTCAGATGTCGAATGGTCAGCGACCCTAGCCGACCTCTCGTAGACGGACGTGGCGAGCGGACCTGACAGGGCCACTCGCGCCCACGCTGGAGCAGGCTACGCCCGATCCGTCTGGCTCAGCTCGCTGCGGTAGGCAAACAGGGCCGGAGCGCCGCCGGTATGCCAGAAGAGCACGGGGCCGTCGCCGGCGATCCCATTCCTCACGTCGCTCACCAGTGCAGCCATCGCCTTGCTCGTGTACACCGGATCGAGCAGGAGGCCCTCGTTCCGGGCGCAGAGAGAGATCGCCTCGAGGCCCTCCTGGGTCGGAACACCATACGCCTCACCCAGGAACGCGTCCGTCAATTCGACGACATCATTCGGCAACTCCGGTTGGCCTAGCAGCTTGCAGACCTCGCCTGCCAGGGCGATAA from bacterium includes:
- a CDS encoding alpha/beta hydrolase, which translates into the protein MRPLEKRLAREGYAVHNLGYPSRSEPPEALVDHLQGSLDQCCVESGERLHFVTHSLGGVLARAVLAEKRPEALGRVVMIAPPNKGSELVDTFGNDWWFRLFLGPTAETLGTGRTSFPRSIGPPDYELGIIAGAHPLSSNVGAWIVTGENDGVVSIESARVEGMTDFLAVPAGHVRIRNNDGVVDEVIHFLRAGRFEHGEQSQMSNGQRP
- a CDS encoding pyridoxal-phosphate dependent enzyme, encoding MSVYTPAFERIYVAAGTGGTLAGLLCGFQLAGREASIRGICVAHQAQEDQPAVIALAGEVCKLLGQPELPNDVVELTDAFLGEAYGVPTQEGLEAISLCARNEGLLLDPVYTSKAMAALVSDVRNGIAGDGPVLFWHTGGAPALFAYRSELSQTDRA